The Aerococcus christensenii genome segment GTTGACGTGGAAAGTCCCGCTTCATTCATTGTCATCAATTGATGAATCACATCTTGACGCTGAACCTGATCAAAAGCATGGATGTCTTGTTCTTGAAGACCGACTATAAATTTTTTCAAGACATTTGCATAAGTTTTTATGGTATTTTCACTTAATCCATTTTCTATGCGAAGAGTATTTAAAAAATCATCCACTATGTCTTGCATCGTCATTCAATCGCCCCCACTAATTCACGCGTTGAATTCCTTTTTCCGTTTGAATCACTTGCTTTTGTTTCAAGAGATGCCCCAAAGCACGCTTAAATTGGGCTTTGCTAATCCCTAAGGCTTGTCGAATAGCTTTAGGGTCACTTTTATCATTAAAAGGAAGACAACCATCCACTTGTCGGTCCATAAGAGCCAGTAACATCTGAGCATCCTCCGAAATGGCTTCAAAAGACCGAGGTTTCAAAGATAAGTTGAGATTACCATTTTGTCCGATCCCTATCACCCGCCCCTTAACTTTTTGACCGAGACGAGGTTCCACTTCTCGTTCACTCGGATGAATAAAGGCTTGGTAGTAATCCTCCGTTATGGCATAGGTTCCCATTAATTTGGTTGCATAAACAGTCACTTCTTTGATTTGATTCATCCACCGTTTTTTGTTACCACGGATTTTAGTCGTTAAATCTTGAAAGACTTCTTGGTCTGCTGGAACTGCCCATTGTCGATCTTTTTTATCAACTATTAACTTTACCAACAAACGGTCCCCTGACTTAGGCCATAAGTTCTTTTCTCCTGGTAGATCATCTAAAGAAACTACCATATCTTTGTCAGGTAAACCAATCGAAACAAAACAACCAAGTTCTGGACGGAC includes the following:
- a CDS encoding CvfB family protein is translated as MNKDLGSIVNGKIIDENTGNYFFQYQGITYQLPKSLVQKGKLGGQCEAFIYLDQKNHPKATQIYPSARQNRYGWAEVTEVRPELGCFVSIGLPDKDMVVSLDDLPGEKNLWPKSGDRLLVKLIVDKKDRQWAVPADQEVFQDLTTKIRGNKKRWMNQIKEVTVYATKLMGTYAITEDYYQAFIHPSEREVEPRLGQKVKGRVIGIGQNGNLNLSLKPRSFEAISEDAQMLLALMDRQVDGCLPFNDKSDPKAIRQALGISKAQFKRALGHLLKQKQVIQTEKGIQRVN